The nucleotide sequence TCGACTTCAGTTGCCCAGATGAATTGTAGAGGCATGGTAATCTTTTTCGTCGTTCCAGCGCAGGGATTTTCATTCTAACCAGACTGACTACTTGTGCTTCTGGTGTCTTGGCTGCATGGACGTGACAAATAATTATGGACGGGTTTGTCACGGTGCCGTCATGGCTGCGGGCCAGACCACCGTCTTGGTCCGGCGCCGAATCCCCCTCACGGGATGACCTGCGGGGCGGCGATACAAGCGTGACACATGGCCAGAATGTCCCTGCATTTTTACCTTCGTGCCAACAGCAGGGATCGCATAACGATCGCCCCCACCGGAACCGCTGCGCTCCTATCTGGCCCTCCCGCATGGCCACAACCACACTCGGCTCTGCCTGTCAACCCAACGCCGCCGGATGCTGATGCACAACCCTGCGGGAGTAGGTGGTGGACTTTTCGGTTGTTCTTTAAGCTGCGGTCACCTTCGGAGCCGATCTGCTCCCGAAGTGCCGTGAAGAGACCAGAACAAGCCTCACAGACGGAAGATCCGTCCACAGCACGCCACGCCTCAAGCAGTTGAGCGTGCTTGCCCGCCCCCAGACCATCGTCACCCCCACGTTGCTGCTAAGCAGAACGGGCCTCAGCCTGTCCTGACAGCGCGACGGGTCCCTATGGCCTTTTTCCGGCCCACAGGAGAACTGCATGTTGAACCCGCCCGCCCCGAACACCATCCCCCCGCTCCCGACCTATTACACGGTCGACGAGGCCGCAGAACACCTCAAGGTCCACAAGACCATGTTGTACCGCGAGATCCGCGCCGGCCGCCTGATCGCCTTGCAGATCGGCACCAAGATCTTGCGCATTGCGCACCAAGACCTGATGGCCTACATCGGAGCCCAGACCCTGACGGGCCCCTCGGAGCAGTCCTATGACGCTGCGTTCTAAGCTGCTGACCCTTGCCCTGGCGATGGCGAACAACGGGGCCAGCCTCATTCCGGTGGGCATCGATAAGAAGCCCATTGACGGCCTGAAGTGGAAAAAATTCCAGGAGACCCCCGCCTCGCCTGAACAGCTCTCCCATTGGGCTGAAAATCCCCGCACGACCGGATTCGCCATCGTGACTGGCCGCGTGAGCCAGGGCGCCGAGGGGCTGGACATCGACCAACCCGGTTTCCTTGAAGCGCTGATGGCGGCTGAACCGAAGCTGGTGGCCAAGCTCGCCCATCAGCGCACCGGCGGGGGCGGAGACCATCTTCTCTACCGCCGCGAAATCCCGGCCGGCAACCTCAAGCTGGCCTGGGCACCTGACCCGACGCACGAAGAAGGCCGCGCCATCGCCATCGAGACGCGCGGCGAGGGTGGGTACCTGGTGATTGCCCACAGCCTGCACAGCAGTGGCCGCCACTATGAACTTCTGACGGGCAGCTGGACTGATCTCCCGCTGCTCAGCGACGATGAGGTCAAGCGGCTTCACCAGGCAGCCCGCCGCCTGTGCCTGGCCCCCCTCACCCGGAACCAGGTTCAGCGCTTCAACCAGACCAAGGCGCGCCGCCAAGGCGACGATGCCAGCGTCATCGACGCGTATCTCGAACGAACTCCCCTCAAAGCCGCGCTGGAAGCCGCCGGCTACATGCCCACAAGCTACGGGCGGTATACCCGGCCTGGTGGAGCCTCGGGGAGCGTGGTGCTTCTGGACGGCCCTGACGGTCGCGAGCTGAGCTTTCACCACAGCAGCAACGACCCCCTCGCGGATGGCCGGCCGCACGACGCATTCGACGTGTTCGCCACGTACTCACATGGCGGTGATGTACGTGCCGCCGTCCGCGCGGCTGCCGCACAACTGGGCCTGACGGAACCCAGCGTTGAGGGCCCAGCCTCTTCTGCCCAGGAACACGGTCACATCCCCCAGGTGTACGCGAAATTGGACGGGTATTACATCGACCGCCCCCGCCGTGAACGCGGTCAGGTGGTCGGCCACACCCCGGAGCGAGTGACCAATTTCATCTGGGAACCGCAGCAGTGGCTCGTGCGGTCCGATGGCACCCGCGATGAACGGGGCACCTTGACCGTTGACGGCTCGGGGAAGCACACAGTGCAGATCAGCTCGCAGGTCTGGAGCAACCGCAAGGATTTAATGCTCGCGATCGGTGGCTACCAGGCACTGTGCTTCACGACCAACAACACGGACCTCGCGCGCATCGCGCAGGCCAACCTGGTGAAGTATCACGACCTCCCCACGGCGCGGGGCGTGCGCAGTTACGGGCTCCATCAGGAAGGTGACGAATGGCTGGAGCTGTACGAGAACGGCGCGGTCAGCCGCCACGATCCCGCCCGGCTGTTCTACTCAGGCACCCCGGTCGATCCTGGCAGCCGATCCTTCCGGGCGCCTGAGGCAGGCACGCCAGATCAGGTGTCACAGGCGCGCCAGGCCATCAAGCAGCTGCTGCACCTCGTAACGCCAGCGACCGCTCTCGCCCTGCTGGGCTACGGCGTGGCGGCCGCATTTGCCCCGCGCATCACTCCCCATCTCGGTCACCGCCTGCCGTTCGTCTTCCTGGCCGGTGAGCGCGAATCCGGCAAGACCAGTGCGGCGCAGATCGTGCTGGAATTGGTCAACGGCAACAGCACCCGCATCACGAAGGCCACCGGAATGAGCCTCTACCAGTACGACGTGGCCCACAGCGGCGCCAACAACCTGCTGACCATCCTCGACGAGTACCGCCCCGGAGAGATTGACGACGGGCAGCTGCGCCGGCACCACGACCTTGGCGTGAAATGGCGCGGCTCGGGGGTCGCCAGCAAAGACCACGCCTACGAACTCAACGCCCCCACCATCATCGCCGGTGAGGGCTTTACCGACGACGCCGCCACCAAATCCCGCGGCGTGCTGTACTTCACCCGCAAGGACGACCGCGGCAGCCTGGACACCTACGCGGAGGTCTCGAGACTCCCGCTGTGGGCCTACGCCCATCACCTGCACACCCTGGCACGCACCACTGGCGAAGAGGAACACCTCGCCCGGCTGGAGTCGGCAACGCGCCTGACGCAGGCGGCAACCCGCACGGTGGCCAACCCACGCCTCCAGTACGCCCTGACCTTCCTGGCCTACGGCCTGTTGGTGCTGCAGCAGGACGTGAGCCCTGACGCCTTCAGCCATGACCAGATCACGCAATGCCTGCGGGAAGGCGCCAGCAACATGCTGGCCGGCGGCACCGAGGGCGTCACCAACCTGGAGCAGTTCCTCGAACAGCTGGCCTTCGCCCTCAGCCGGGTGAATGACCGGCAGATGTACGTCGTCCCCGCGATGACCCCGGAACACCTGATCCTGCGGCCCAGACCGTGTCTGGATCTCGTTCAGCAGCAGTTCCGCGAGCGCGCGGCGATCGCCAACGTCGCGCTGCTGCGGCAGTACGCGGAGCGGGCACCATTCTTCGAAGCCGGCGACACCCACAGGCAGGTGGGCGGCCTCAAGAATGTGCGCGGGTATCGGCTCGTGCTCGGCGCCATCCCCGAGCGCTGCGAGGCCGATCTCCTGCGCGAGTTCGACGCCCAGCTGCGGCACACTTACACGCCGTAAGTTACGGGCATCACGGTCCGGTCACGCGTTCGTCGTGACCGGATTCTTCCTGTCCCAGTCAGGACTTGTTCCCGCTTTTCCACTCCAGTCACGCTTTTTTTTCTAAAGGGTCAGAAAGGAACTCAAAGATAAAGATGCCCAGGAGGGCCCACCCTCCGCTTGGCCCTCTTCTCCTCACCACAGTACACCCTCGCCCAAAACAGCGTGACCGCGTTACCGCCAGTCCAGTACGCTACGCAGTGCTGCAGACGCGTGTCCCCCGTCACGCTTCGGGGCAGCGGGTGTTCGCAGGAAGGGACGTTCTGCCGCCTGCGCAGGGCTACGGCCTCAGGTGTAGAAGCCGGATAACCACCCTGCCTGCTGCCAGGCCTTCAGCGCTGCCCCGTCTACCCCGCCCCACGACAACGCCAGGGCCAGCACCTGTTCGCGGACCATCCCCCACTGACCTCCAGACAACCACGCGTTCACACGACGATTCGGCAGCTGGTCGCAGGTCACCGCATCTCCCCACCGGCCGCCGCCTGCGGCACACTGTCCAACCACCCGTCGAACAGGACCAGCCGCGGGCGTCGCGGTGAACGGGCATCTCTGGATGTGCACGTCAAGGGCGCCGGGGCGCACCCACGCCTCGGCCAACCGGTCGCCCCCTGATGGCTGGACTTGACCGAGACCATGCTTCCCAGGCGCTCGGCCCCTTTTCCAACCAGCTGGACGACGTGCTGGGCCGGGTTGTCCCCGGCGTGCCAGGTCCTCGTCCAGGGTGCCGCCCAGGACCACGTTGAGCCGCGAAGCCGCGCGGCGCAGTCCCAGAAATGGAATCCGGCGCTGCAGTGCCAATCGCATCAGAACCGCCTCCGCGTGATCGCGCGCCACATAGACACCCCCCGGACCAGCGGTTCGGCTTGCCGTGCAGGGACGGCTGCAGGTCCGGTTCCTCACCCGCAAGCAGGCGTTGGCGCCTTCCAGGTCATCGGGGGTCCCCACGTGGATCACAGGGCCGTGGGACGCAGGCCGAACCGTTGGTGGAAGCCAGGCAGACGGCGCCTATCCAGGGAGCCGGTCCGGATCCGTGTGGATCTGGGTATGGTCCTGGCAGCCCTGCCAGGTTCAGGCCGTGGCTCCAGGCCAGCCGACCACGTAATCGCGCAGTTCGCGGCCCATCAACAGCAGGCTGAACGCGAACACCTCGCTGGAGGGAAGGCGCTCGCCGGTGTGGTACCGGGTCAGCGCCGCAGCACTGACGTGCAGCTGGCGGGCGAGTTGTGCGTTGTTCAGATCCTGCTGGCGCTGGTACCGGCGCAGGTCAGTCCGGAAGCGGTCCCAGTCGATGCGGCCTGCAATATAGCGTGCCATCTCAAGCCCTCCACGCCGTCACGGGCTCAGCCCGCCAGGTCAGTCGGTAGACCGTCACAATCACGCCGCTCTGGACCACAAAGTTGAGTGGTCCGCTGCTGTAAAGCCGGGCGCGGCCAGGCAGAACCCGGCGGAAGCGGGCCTTGCGCACAATCCGGCGCAGGCGGGTAGCCGCAACCGTATCGGTGATGTTGCCCTCAAAACGTTCGATATAGCGACGGACGGCGTGTTCACTGGGCTGGAACATGATGACCTCCTGGGCGGCTCTCTGGTATCTGAGGTCAGCCTATATGCATTTGCATCAGTTGTCAAATGCATTGACAAATGGTTAGATTTCTTGACGCATTAGAGCCTGCATGACACCATGTGGTCATGAGCCAACGAACATTGACGCTGGGCGATCTTGGAGAACTGAAGCAGGGACCAACCCTGAGCCGCTTCCTCGAACCTGCCGGCAGCGAGTACCGCATTCTCCAGATCAGCAACCTGAGGGATCTCACCGTCCAGCCCCACGAAGACGACCGAAAAGAATTCCTCGACGGGCCGCGGGCCGCTGAGCATGCGGTCCAGGCCGGGCAGATTCTTATCTCCCTGCGCGGTTCAGCCCTGAAGGCTGCCGTGGTCGAGCAGGACCTGCCCGATACGGTCGTCAGCAACAGCCTGACCACGCTCGTTCCCAGGCCCGACCTGGCCGATCCGTATTTCCTCGCCGCCTTGCTGAACTCCGCCCACATGCAGCAGCGGGTGACCCCCCTGTTCACGGGCATCACCGTTCAGGGCATTCCCCTGGCCAAATTTCGCAAGCTGGCCATCCACCTGCCGGTCCTGTCCGAACAGCAGAAGCTGGCCCGTGTCCTCCGTGCGCTCGCCGAATACCGCCGAGCCGTCCAGGGCGTGCTGACACTGCGCGAGGAAGAGATTGAAGCCCACCTGCAACCGTTCGTCGTCCAGGAGAACGTCTGATATGAATAAGCCAACCACTGTCAATTTTTTCAGAGCCATCGAAGAGTTTCGCAACGAGGCGCGGACCATGGACGCTGTCCCCCTCGTCAGTGCCCTGATACTGCTGCACGCCGTGGACCGCTTTCCTGAGCATTTTGCCGCCCTCGGCCTGAGCTTGCCGCAGAGCGCGTCCCATGAACTCCAGCAAAGTCTGCAACTCGCTCCCGGGCGGGTGGAAAAGTTGCTGCACGAGGTGCTGATGGACCGCGTGGACAGCCGTGTCGAGGTCGACACGGGGCTGGGGCTGAAGGACGTGGTGGTCGCTCGGGCCTCACGGGCCGTTGCCCAGGAGATCTGGCAGGCCACCTCCGGCCTGGCCGCAGAGGCTGGAATCAAGGTCCTGGGAACGGCCTTCTCGCAGATGCTCGACTACATCGTGCGGCAGTTCCCTAAATCCAGCGGCTTCATGCAGACGCCCGAGACGGTCGCGCAGCTGATGGCCGAACTCGTTGACGCTGGCCCAGGAATGAGCGTGCTGGACGTCACATCCGGCTTTTCCCGGACTCTGGTGGAGGTAGCACGCCTGCAACGCCGGCGCGGCGAGGACCCGAACAGCCTGAGGTACGTTGGCCAGGAACGTGACCCTCTGGCGGCCCTGCTGGGGGCCGTCCAGCTGGTGCTAAATGGCGTGACGCAATTCACCCTGCACGTCGACGATGTCCTCACTGATCCCAGGACGGGCCAGGGTGAATTTGACCGCGTGATCGCCGACCCACCACTGGGCCTTACCCTGCCCCATCTCGTCGGCCGCCTGGAAGGCGACCCCCGCTTCGTGTTTGGCAAGAAGGGGCTGCCCAGGGCCGCCGATTGGCTGTTCTTGCAGCACGGGCTCACCGCCCTCAAGCCTGGAGGGCGCGCCGTCTTCATCACGGCCCACGGCCCCATGTTCCGCGGCGGGATGGAAGCGTCGGTTCGGCAGGACCTGCTGGCCGCCGGCTGGCTGCACACCGTCATGGCGCTGCCCAGCAGCCTGTATCCGAACACGGGGATTCCGATGGTCCTCACCGTGTTCGACCGGCCGGCGCCCGGTCAGACCGGCTTCCCAGATGTGCTGATGATCGACGCGAGCCCGATGGGCACGCGCCAGGGCCGGTCCCAGATCCTGGACGAGGCTACCCGCTCGCACCTGCTGACCCTCGTGCGTCAGCGCTCGGAGGACCCTGAGCGCTCGGCGCTGGTTCCCCACGCCCGAATTCACGACAACGATGACGCCTGGCAGCCCAACCAGTACCTCAGCCAAGACAGTGAAGACAGCGCCCGGAGCCTGGTCCAGATCCGAGCAGAGCTGAGCGGGCAGCTGGTGACGCTGCGCAGCGCCGAGCAGCAACTGGAAGATGCGCTCAGCGCCCTGACACCTCCCCAGCGGTAATCCACCGACGGCCCGGGAACGCATCTGGGTCTTCGGCAGCCTGCCGCCTCCGCTACCCTGAGTCCATCCGGGCGGCCCCCACACTCAAGCCAGGGCCAGAATTTCTGGCCCACCTGGACCTCTAAAAGGAACACCATGGAACAACCACAACTCAGCTGGATCATAAATTTTATCTGGGGCATCGCCGACGACGTCCTGCGCGACGTATATGTCCGTGGCAAGTACCGTGATGTCATTCTGCCCATGATGGTGCTGCGCCGCCTGGATGCTGTGCTGGAGCCCACCAAGCAGGATGTCCTGGATATGAAAAAGTCCCAGGACGAGTCGGGCATCGTCCACCAGGATGAGATGCTGCGCGAGGCAGCGGGGCAGGCCTTTTACAACACCTCGCCTTTCACGCTGCGCGACCTGCGCAACCGCGCCAGCCAGCAGAAGCTCAAGGCCGACTTTGAGGCTTACCTGGACGGGTTCTCGCCCAACGTGCAGCAGATCCTGGACAACTTCGAGTTCCGCAACCAGTTGCCGAGGTTGATCAAGGCCGACGCCCTGGGCACCTTGATCGAAAAGTTGCTGGACCCGGCCATAAATCTCAGCCCCTCCCCTGTGCTTAATGGAGACGGCACCGTGAAGGTGCCGGGCTTGGACAACCACGCGATGGGTACCGTGTTCGAGGAGCTGGTGCGCCGCTTCAACGAGGCGAACAACGAGGAGGCCGGCGAACACTGGACGCCGCGTGACGCCGTGCGCCTGATGGCCCGGCTGATCTTCG is from Deinococcus aerolatus and encodes:
- a CDS encoding restriction endonuclease subunit S — its product is MSQRTLTLGDLGELKQGPTLSRFLEPAGSEYRILQISNLRDLTVQPHEDDRKEFLDGPRAAEHAVQAGQILISLRGSALKAAVVEQDLPDTVVSNSLTTLVPRPDLADPYFLAALLNSAHMQQRVTPLFTGITVQGIPLAKFRKLAIHLPVLSEQQKLARVLRALAEYRRAVQGVLTLREEEIEAHLQPFVVQENV
- a CDS encoding bifunctional DNA primase/polymerase, producing the protein MANNGASLIPVGIDKKPIDGLKWKKFQETPASPEQLSHWAENPRTTGFAIVTGRVSQGAEGLDIDQPGFLEALMAAEPKLVAKLAHQRTGGGGDHLLYRREIPAGNLKLAWAPDPTHEEGRAIAIETRGEGGYLVIAHSLHSSGRHYELLTGSWTDLPLLSDDEVKRLHQAARRLCLAPLTRNQVQRFNQTKARRQGDDASVIDAYLERTPLKAALEAAGYMPTSYGRYTRPGGASGSVVLLDGPDGRELSFHHSSNDPLADGRPHDAFDVFATYSHGGDVRAAVRAAAAQLGLTEPSVEGPASSAQEHGHIPQVYAKLDGYYIDRPRRERGQVVGHTPERVTNFIWEPQQWLVRSDGTRDERGTLTVDGSGKHTVQISSQVWSNRKDLMLAIGGYQALCFTTNNTDLARIAQANLVKYHDLPTARGVRSYGLHQEGDEWLELYENGAVSRHDPARLFYSGTPVDPGSRSFRAPEAGTPDQVSQARQAIKQLLHLVTPATALALLGYGVAAAFAPRITPHLGHRLPFVFLAGERESGKTSAAQIVLELVNGNSTRITKATGMSLYQYDVAHSGANNLLTILDEYRPGEIDDGQLRRHHDLGVKWRGSGVASKDHAYELNAPTIIAGEGFTDDAATKSRGVLYFTRKDDRGSLDTYAEVSRLPLWAYAHHLHTLARTTGEEEHLARLESATRLTQAATRTVANPRLQYALTFLAYGLLVLQQDVSPDAFSHDQITQCLREGASNMLAGGTEGVTNLEQFLEQLAFALSRVNDRQMYVVPAMTPEHLILRPRPCLDLVQQQFRERAAIANVALLRQYAERAPFFEAGDTHRQVGGLKNVRGYRLVLGAIPERCEADLLREFDAQLRHTYTP
- a CDS encoding helix-turn-helix domain-containing protein, with product MARYIAGRIDWDRFRTDLRRYQRQQDLNNAQLARQLHVSAAALTRYHTGERLPSSEVFAFSLLLMGRELRDYVVGWPGATA
- a CDS encoding HsdM family class I SAM-dependent methyltransferase yields the protein MNKPTTVNFFRAIEEFRNEARTMDAVPLVSALILLHAVDRFPEHFAALGLSLPQSASHELQQSLQLAPGRVEKLLHEVLMDRVDSRVEVDTGLGLKDVVVARASRAVAQEIWQATSGLAAEAGIKVLGTAFSQMLDYIVRQFPKSSGFMQTPETVAQLMAELVDAGPGMSVLDVTSGFSRTLVEVARLQRRRGEDPNSLRYVGQERDPLAALLGAVQLVLNGVTQFTLHVDDVLTDPRTGQGEFDRVIADPPLGLTLPHLVGRLEGDPRFVFGKKGLPRAADWLFLQHGLTALKPGGRAVFITAHGPMFRGGMEASVRQDLLAAGWLHTVMALPSSLYPNTGIPMVLTVFDRPAPGQTGFPDVLMIDASPMGTRQGRSQILDEATRSHLLTLVRQRSEDPERSALVPHARIHDNDDAWQPNQYLSQDSEDSARSLVQIRAELSGQLVTLRSAEQQLEDALSALTPPQR
- a CDS encoding helix-turn-helix domain-containing protein, translating into MLNPPAPNTIPPLPTYYTVDEAAEHLKVHKTMLYREIRAGRLIALQIGTKILRIAHQDLMAYIGAQTLTGPSEQSYDAAF